One part of the Trichoplusia ni isolate ovarian cell line Hi5 chromosome 2, tn1, whole genome shotgun sequence genome encodes these proteins:
- the LOC113505077 gene encoding hydroxymethylglutaryl-CoA synthase 1, protein MGGRVENVGILAMELYFPSQYVDQTELEKFDGVSAGKYTVGLGQTKMGFCTDREDINSICMTALHRLIEKNNINLHDIGRLEVGTETIIDKSKSVKTYLMTLFAEQGATDVEGIDTTNACYGGTAALFNAVNWVESSSWDGRKAIVVAGDIAVYGKGPARPTGGAGAVAMLIGPDAPLVLDCGVRASYMTHAYDFYKPDLASEFPYVDGKLSIQCYLSALDNCYNLYCKKMRKVEPDFKGLLSLDGMLFHSPYSKLVQKSLARVCFNDFLNATPEQREQQFPGLSDFSSHKLEETYFDRDVEKAFMAYSEPLFDEKTKPSLHIAKNIGNMYTASLYGGLASYLVSKSPEQLIGKKFGLFSYGSGLASTMYSMNICNDMSAGSKLAKLINSLNEGLSMLEIRQSIPPSQFSESMDVRTKNYHTAPYQPSGSIDTLFPGTYYLVDIDDLRRRFYKRKD, encoded by the coding sequence ATGGGCGGAAGAGTAGAAAATGTCGGCATCCTTGCCATGGAACTATACTTCCCATCACAATACGTAGATCAAACTGAATTGGAAAAATTCGATGGAGTGTCCGCCGGCAAATACACAGTCGGGCTGGGCCAGACTAAAATGGGTTTCTGTACAGACAGAGAAGACATTAACTCGATTTGTATGACAGCTTTACATAGACTGATagagaaaaataacattaatctaCATGACATTGGAAGACTGGAAGTTGGTACGGAGACTATCATAGACAAAAGTAAAAGTGTGAAGACTTATTTAATGACCCTATTTGCTGAGCAAGGGGCCACAGATGTTGAAGGTATAGACACCACTAATGCTTGTTATGGTGGTACTGCAGCTCTCTTTAATGCTGTGAACTGGGTGGAGTCATCATCATGGGACGGCAGAAAGGCTATAGTAGTGGCAGGAGACATTGCAGTGTACGGCAAGGGGCCAGCGCGGCCTACAGGAGGTGCAGGGGCAGTTGCAATGCTGATAGGGCCGGATGCTCCTCTGGTCCTGGACTGTGGTGTACGTGCTTCATATATGACACATGCTTATGACTTCTACAAGCCAGACTTGGCTTCAGAGTTCCCCTATGTGGATGGAAAGCTCTCAATACAATGCTACCTCAGTGCTTTAGATAATTGTTACAACTTGTATTGTAAGAAGATGAGGAAAGTGGAGCCGGACTTTAAAGGCTTGCTGAGCTTGGATGGTATGTTGTTCCACTCACCTTACAGTAAACTGGTGCAGAAATCTCTAGCTAGGGTCTGTTTTAATGATTTCCTCAATGCAACACCTGAGCAGCGCGAGCAGCAGTTCCCAGGGTTGTCAGACTTCAGCTCTCACAAACTAGAAGAAACATACTTTGATAGAGATGTAGAAAAAGCATTTATGGCATACAGTGAGCCTTTATTTGATGAGAAAACCAAGCCATCTCTACACATAGCTAAGAATATAGGTAATATGTATACTGCATCACTGTATGGGGGGCTCGCTTCATATCTTGTCAGTAAGTCACCAGAACAGTTGATTGGGAAGAAATTTGGTTTATTCTCTTATGGATCTGGTCTGGCTTCAACCATGTACTCCATGAACATTTGTAATGACATGAGTGCTGGTTCTAAATTGGCTAAGCTCATCAATTCTTTGAATGAGGGTTTGTCTATGTTGGAGATAAGACAGAGTATTCCACCTAGCCAGTTTTCCGAGAGCATGGATGTTAGAACTAAGAACTACCACACAGCACCTTATCAGCCATCGGGATCAATAGACACACTATTCCCTGGCACATACTACCTAGTTGACATAGATGACCTTAGGAGACGCTTCTACAAGCGGAaagattaa
- the LOC113505084 gene encoding alpha-N-acetylgalactosaminidase-like: MLVTYLILLGLSSTLALDNGLALTPPMGWLTWERFRCITDCKKYPKECISENLIRRTADRMVSDGYLEAGYQYLGIDDCWLEKERSSEGRMVPDKERFPNGMKAVADYIHSKGLKFGMYEDYGNKTCAGYPGVLNHEKVDIDTFVEWEIDYLKLDGCYIDPEKMDEGYPSFGKILNKTGRPILYSCSWPAYQEDAARKPNYSSIAEHCNMWRNWGDIEDSWASVVHIMDWFGDNQERLAQHAGPGHWNDPDMLLIGNFGLSVDQARVQMAVWAILAAPLLMSVDLDTIRPEFKEILLNKDIIAVNQDPLGKQGSRVWKKQGQASKNHLEIWNRELHDGSNAVAFVSTREDGSPYATTFDFYQMKLKDGDYEVHDLYKDEEIRYLKSGEEFEVRINPSGVKFYKFIPKNSKAALQDSKTDTNTVSDPVVNAVLLS; the protein is encoded by the exons ATGCTGGTGACGTATTTAATCCTTTTGGGTCTGTCTTCGACGCTGGCGCTCGACAATGGGTTAGCACTCACCCCACCGATGGGCTGGCTCACCTGGGAGCGGTTCAGATGTATCACAGACTGCAAGAAGTATCCCAAAGAATGTATTAG TGAGAACTTGATCAGAAGGACAGCAGATCGCATGGTGAGCGATGGTTACTTAGAAGCTGGTTATCAATACCTTGGCATCGATGATTGCTGGCTGGAGAAAGAGAGGAGTTCGGAAGGCCGCATGGTGCCCGATAAGGAACGATTCCCAAATGGAATGAAAGCTGTGGCTGATTAT atcCACAGTAAAGGCCTGAAGTTCGGTATGTATGAGGACTACGGGAACAAGACCTGCGCCGGCTACCCAGGAGTGTTGAACCATGAGAAGGTGGATATCGACACGTTTGTGGAATGGGAGATAGACTACCTTAAACTGGACGGCTGTTACATAGACCCGGAGAAAATGGATGAAG GATATCCATCATTTGGAAAGATATTGAATAAAACTGGTCGGCCCATACTCTACTCATGCAGTTGGCCCGCTTATCAAGAAGACGCAGCACGGAAG CCAAATTATTCATCGATAGCTGAGCACTGCAACATGTGGCGTAACTGGGGCGACATCGAGGACTCGTGGGCGTCCGTGGTGCACATCATGGACTGGTTCGGAGACAACCAGGAGCGGCTCGCGCAGCACGCCGGCCCCGGACACTGGAACGATCCTGATATG CTATTAATCGGCAACTTTGGCCTATCAGTGGACCAAGCTCGGGTCCAGATGGCGGTGTGGGCCATCCTGGCGGCCCCGCTCCTCATGAGCGTGGACCTGGACACCATCAGGCCCGAGTTCAAGGAGATTCTGCTGAACAAGGACATCATTGCTGTCAATCAGGATCCTCTCGGCAAGCAGGGGTCAAGGGTGTGGAAGAAACAGGGACAAGCTTCC AAAAATCATCTGGAGATTTGGAACCGTGAGCTGCACGATGGTTCGAATGCAGTTGCGTTCGTCAGCACTCGAGAAGATGGCAGCCCTTACGCTACTACCTTCGACTTCTACCAAATGAAACTCAAAGATGGCGATTATGAAGTTCAT GATCTCTACAAAGATGAAGAAATTCGTTATTTGAAATCAGGCGAAGAATTTGAAGTTCGAATTAATCCGTCAG GTGTAAAATTCTATAAGTTTATACCAAAGAACTCCAAGGCTGCACTCCAAGACTCCAAGACTGACACCAATACTGTATCTGATCCAGTTGTTAATGCAGTCCTTTTAAGTTAG
- the LOC113505200 gene encoding ankyrin repeat and LEM domain-containing protein 1-like has product MGTAYKELFKLYDIIQNGTERSLESFLEENNIQINQIIPCKGIGVLHLAVGVEPPEKSKKCTELLLKNGGDPNLSNDDGVTPVHIAAIWGRLDNLKLLIGCGGDPSQRDLDGHSAFDYATREEQWEVFDYLHNVIDQTDGSPGHKCAYTLDLERVLLTTDQIVAEYGPITDEITQEKAPTRKTELINEWCANNSLAINKLYPTIIGDTYLIDDESAPWKSTCLDFTENITLDLTKDRISSDVNTSFKSCISKRLTSVEISGIQKLQFTSDESKSIDNSNGLNHRISVYENFSLPGSPSNITHKNYNTKTSLKKKNPKNTSSLISSDFSQELDKVLAVAQNKTNEWLCGKDVACNTRRSSASSGVSSNYSGGSIVLANVHEEYKYEDREEDVVLIEKRLLVSPVVLPCDDGAENVTPDMTMVSVASSLPASVKYDDSTLRKELVRLGFTPGPIQDTTRNLYLKKLQALKNGPREDVEALSDNLQGLNINNKPKKTYSIEIEKSLRTGDWMNDLTIHMELERKARENFTDTNKKWREGTAKTSFTYLLLDPRMTDNLPVKAGKQNKHLSWVTFVNSIFYVGKGKRSRPYSHLYQALTLWKKDFKTSKDKKVQHILDIWSDKVGVVCLHIFQNVIPAEAYTYEAAMIDALGLTSLKNLKVGNYYGVVASWPLKERRMLGQYLLYKAMLIFLSEGERQLRPDDLD; this is encoded by the exons ATGGGTACGGCGTACAAGGAGCTTTTTAAGTTATATGATATTATCCAAAATGGAACAGAAAG atcctTGGAAAGTTTCCTGgaggaaaataatatacaaataaatcagATAATACCTTGCAAAGGTATTGGAGTCTTACATTTGGCCGTGGGTGTGGAACCACCTGAAAAGTCTAAGAAATGCACTGAGTTGCTTCTGAAGAATGGAGGAGATCCTAATTTAAG caaTGATGATGGGGTAACACCCGTTCACATAGCAGCAATATGGGGTCGCTTAGACAACCTAAAGCTCCTGATTGGGTGCGGAGGCGACCCATCCCAACGGGACTTAGATGGACACTCAGCATTTGACTATGCCACTAGAGAAGAGCAGTGGGAAGTATTTGACTATCTACACAATGTAATTGATCAGACGGACGGCTCTCCTGGACATAAGTGTGCTTACACTTTGGATTTAG AGAGAGTACTTTTGACAACAGACCAAATAGTGGCCGAATATGGGCCCATTACTGACGAAATTACACAAGAAAAAGCTCCTACTAGAAAGACAGAACTTATCAATGAGTGGTGCGCAAACAATAGTTTAGCCATTAACAAGTTATACCCTACTATTATAGGGGATACATATCTTATAGACGACGAGTCGGCCCCTTGGAAAAGTACCTGCTTAGACTTCACAGAGAATATAACCCTTGATCTCACTAAAGATAGGATCTCCAGTGACGTAAACACTAGCTTTAAGTCATGTATATCAAAGAGATTAACCAGTGTAGAAATAAGTGGTATACAGAAATTGCAATTTACTTCAGATGAAAGCAAATCCATTGACAACTCAAATGGCTTGAACCACAGGATCAGTGTGTATGAGAACTTCTCCTTGCCTGGTTCACCAAGTAACATCACACATAAGAATTATAACACAAAGACtagtttaaagaaaaagaatcCAAAAAATACAAGTAGTTTGATCTCAAGTGATTTTTCACAAGAATTGGACAAGGTTTTAGCTGTGGCCCAGAATAAAACTAATGAGTGGCTGTGTGGGAAGGATGTGGCTTGTAACACCAGGAGATCATCAGCTAGCAGCGGTGTCAGCAGTAATTATTCTGGCGGGAGTATAGTGCTGGCGAATGTACATGAGGAGTATAAATATGAAGACAGAGAGGAAGATGTTGTGTTAATTGAGAAAAGGCTGCTTGTGTCGCCTGttgt GCTTCCATGTGACGATGGTGCAGAGAATGTGACTCCTGACATGACGATGGTCTCCGTAGCGTCCTCTCTGCCAGCCTCAGTGAAATATGATGACAGCACTCTGAGGAAGGAGCTGGTACGCCTTGGGTTTACCCCCGGACCAATACAGGACACAACTAGAAATTTGTATCTAAAGAAACTGCAAGCCTTGAAGAATGGGCCCAGAGAGGATGTAGAAGCTCTCAGTGATAACTTACAgggattaaatattaataacaaacctAAGAAAA CATACAGTATTGAAATAGAGAAGTCTTTACGAACTGGTGACTGGATGAATGATCTCACAATACACATGGAACTGGAAAGAAAAGCGCGGGAAAATTTCACGGACACCAACAAAAAATGGCGGGAAGGAACAGCTAAGACCTCCTTTACCTACTTACTGCTGGACCCGCGGATGACTGACAATCTGCCTGTCAAGGCCGGAAAACAGAATAAACATCTGTCTTGGGTCACATTTGTTAATTCTATCTTCTATGTTGGTAAAG GTAAGCGCTCCAGACCTTATTCTCACTTATACCAAGCTTTAACACTTTGGAAGAAGGACTTCAAAACATCTAAAGACAAGAAAGTTCAACATATCCTCGACATTTGGTCGGACAAAGTAGGTGTGGTTTGTCTACACATATTTCAGAATGTTATCCCGGCTGAGGCATACACGTACGAAGCCGCTATGATCGATGCTCTAGGTCTTACAAGTTTAAAGAACCTTAAAGTTGGGAATTATTACGGGGTTGTTGCTTCTTGGCCGCTTAAAGAAAGGCGTATGCTTGGACAATACCTTCTATACAAGGCAATGCTTATATTTCTGAGTGAAGGTGAAAGGCAACTCAGGCCTGACGATCTAGACTGA